A genomic segment from Solenopsis invicta isolate M01_SB chromosome 5, UNIL_Sinv_3.0, whole genome shotgun sequence encodes:
- the LOC105205653 gene encoding 60S ribosomal export protein NMD3, translating to MEYIEVPDEAQKKGMILCCECGLLIEPNPANMCVGCLRTHVDITEGIPKQATIQFCKSCERYLQPPADWIHAALESKELLSLCLKKLKGLNRVKLIDASFVWTEPHSKRLKVKLTVHAEVLGGTVLQQVFVVEYVVNHQMCEDCHRVEAKDYWRACVQVRQRATNKKTFYYLEQLILKHKAHEHTLGIKPIHDGLDFFYANEATARKMVDFLMTVMPCHYNHSKKLISHDCHSNLYNYKFTFSVEIVPLSKDSVVCLPRKLAQQLGGISPICLVYRITNSVHLIDFLSGQIAEISATVYWRNNFNSICDPKQLTEYIVMDIEPIKNKDRKIFPGQGSISNKHIIADAWLVKASELGINDNPTHTRTHLGHILKPGDSVLGYTLKESNINDTNFEKLSEDLIPDIVLVKKFYNHNKAARRKARVWKLKHITDEVASMSTENNEYNEFLDELEEDPELRQNINIYRDIRKHIPVDTNEIDPSIPQITLEEMMDDLVIED from the exons ATGGAGTACATTGAAGTTCCTGATGAAGCACAGAAGAAAGGAatgat CCTCTGCTGTGAATGTGGGCTTCTTATTGAACCAAATCCTGCCAATATGTGTGTAGGATGCCTGCGTACGCACGTCGACATTACTGAGGGCATCCCCAAACAAGCAACCATTCAGTTTTGCAAAAGTTGTGaaag GTATCTTCAGCCACCTGCTGACTGGATTCATGCTGCACTGGAATCCAAGGAACTCTTGTCGCTGTGCTTGAAAAAGTTAAAGGGATTGAATCGCGTGAAGTTGATAGACGCCAGTTTTGTATGGACCGAACCACATTCCAAAAGATTGAAA gtaaAACTAACTGTTCATGCAGAAGTACTTGGTGGGACAGTCCTGCAGCAAGTATTTGTAGTTGAATATGTCGTCAATCATCAGATGTGTGAAGACTGTCACCGTGTAGAAGCTAAAGACTATTGGCGTGCATgt GTACAAGTTCGACAGAGAGCAACAAACAAGAAAaccttttattatttagaacagTTGATATTGAAACATAAAGCACATGAGCATACACTGGGTATAAAACCTATTCATG ACGGTCTAGACTTCTTTTACGCAAACGAAGCTACAGCTAGAAAAATGGTTGATTTTCTAATGACGGTCATGCCATGCCACTACAATCattcaaagaaattaatttcacacGATTGTCATagtaatttatacaattacaaGTTTACATTCAG CGTTGAGATTGTTCCACTTTCCAAGGATAGTGTAGTCTGTCTACCACGAAAATTGGCTCAACAATTGGGTGGCATTAGTCCTATTTGTTTGGTATATCGAATCACAAATTCTGTGCACCTTATAGACTTTTTATCAGGACAAA TTGCTGAAATTAGTGCGACTGTCTACTGGAGAAATAACTTCAATAGTATATGCGATCCAAAACAACTAACAGAGTATATTGTGATGGATATTGaaccaataaaaaataaagatagaaaaattttcCCAGGACAAGGATCTATTTCTAATAAA catattATAGCGGATGCATGGCTAGTGAAAGCATCTGAATTGGGGATAAATGATAATCCAACTCACACACGTACACATTTAGGCCATATACTTAAACCAGGCGATTCAGTACTTGG CTATACTCTGAAAGAGAGTAATATTAACGATACCAATTTCGAGAAACTATCTGAAGATTTAATACCCGATATTGTTTTGGTAAAGAAGTTTTACAACCACAACAAGGCGGCCCGTCGCAAAGCACGAGTGTGGAAGTTGAAGCATATTACTGACGAAGTAGCCAGCATGAGTACAGAAAATAA cgAATATAATGAATTCCTTGACGAGCTGGAAGAAGATCCAGAATTGaggcaaaatattaatatatatagagATATTCGAAAACACATCCCAGTTGATACTAACGAGATAGATCCGAGCATTCCGCAGATTACACTCGAAGAAATGATGGACGATCTTGTAATCGAAGATTGA
- the LOC105205652 gene encoding uncharacterized protein LOC105205652: MGSGQSARKLTISNEEEVGVIKVSNAIVQRLAQGERTRARGEPSSEARSGAPPIQQSAPSGVTTVSPQASQEATPGQPVYYYPELTMSALQMQQQMEEELKRQDQYWQRRLRNLEDGYQRINRVLEDEYKKAASETSVANPGQKIADIQNTVQPCLENSNKVLKCFQDHPKETLKCSNLVEEFSHCVWNVHYARMIETRS, translated from the exons ATGGGCTCCGGCCAAAGCGCCCGCAAATTGACCATCTCGAACGAGGAGGAAGTCGGGGTGATCAAGGTCTCAAACGCGATCGTGCAACGTCTCGCCCAGGGAGAGAGGACGAGGGCCCGCGGCGAACCATCGTCAGAGGCGAGATCCGGCGCGCCTCCGATCCAACAGTCGGCACCTTCTGGTGTAACGACTGTCTCGCCTCAAGCCAGCCAGGAAGCGACGCCTGGACAACCGGTGTATTATTATCCGGAGTTAACAATGTCCGCTCTTCAAATGCAGCAGCAGATGGAAGAGGAGTTGAAGCGACAGGATCAGTATTGGCAGAGGCGTTTAAGGAATCTGGAGGACGGTTATCAGAGGATCAATCGCGTCTTGGAGGACGAATACAAGAAGGCGGCTAGTGAGACCTCCGTCGCTAATCCTG GACAGAAAATTGCAGATATTCAAAATACAGTGCAACCATGCTTGGAGAACAGTAATAAAGTCCTAAAGTGTTTCCAGGATCATCCCAAGGAGACTCTTAAATGTTCGAACTTGGTGGAAGAGTTTTCTCATTGTGTCTGGAATGTGCACTACGCACGCATGATCGAAACGCGTTCGTAA
- the LOC105205621 gene encoding B-cell receptor-associated protein 31 — protein sequence MSLQWTLIAGFLYIEIAIVLLLVLPVASPTRWQKLFKSRFLQSINNQASIYFVILLGVLILFLLDAIREMRKYSSSLDHTDRHQLNLEMQENMRLFRAQRNFYISGFALFLSLVIRRLVNLISAQASLLAQNEAAMRQAQSATTTARSLLSQRTIGESLQNDSNEAHDKAVSELKSQIKELQAKNQDLESNLTKEKKDKEAIKSQAESLTKEYDRLTKEHAKLLQSSDKKTD from the exons ATGAGTCTACAGTGGACGCTCATTGCTGGTTTTCTCTATATCGAGATTGCGATTGTTCTTCTCCTAGTATTGCCAGTAGCTTCGCCGACGAGATGGCAAAAGCTCTTCAAGTCTCGGTTCTTACAAAGTATAAATAATCAGGCTTCCATTTACTTTGTGATTTTGTTGGGTGTCCTAATCCTCTTTCTATTGGATGCCATTCGAGAGATGCGGAAATACTCCTCGAGCTTGGATCACACAGATCGTCATCAATTGAACCTTGAAATGCAAG aaaacaTGAGATTGTTTCGTGCACAGAGGAATTTCTATATATCTGGTTTTGCATTGTTCTTGAGTTTGGTGATACGCCGTCTTGTCAACCTAATCTCTGCCCAAGCTTCTTTGCTCGCGCAAAATGAAGCGGCTATGCGACAGGCTCAATCTGCGACGACAACAGCTAGGAGTCTGTTGTCCCAGAGAACGATTGGTGAGAGTTTGCAGAATGACTCCAACGAGGCGCACGATAAAGCCGTCTCGGAACTGAAAAGTCAAATTAAGGAATTACAAGCTAAGAATCAGGACCTCGAGAGCAATTTGACTAAGGAAAAGAAGGATAAAGAAGCGATAAAATCACAGGCGGAATCGCTTACAAAGGAATATGATCGTTTGACTAAGGAACATGCGAAACTCTTGCAATCTAGTGATAAGAAAACTGATTAA